In Flammeovirgaceae bacterium, the sequence GGATTTCAGGCTACTGAGAATATTAAGGAATCATTTCCTGATCAGCCAACCGGATCGATGCTGGTAGTTATCCAGGAAAGCATGGAAGAACCTTATCAGCTGAAAGTTGAACTCACCGGCCCGCTGGTGGGTGGGCAGTTCTTCCTTCGCGATTTTCAGAATATGACACGCAATACCGCCAACCTGCGGATTCAGGAACAATTTATTGCCTTGTTTGCCGGAACCTATACACTTACGGTACGCGATGGACTCGGCTGTGAACGTTCCATTGACGTGGATATACCGGTTGATACCGATATATTTATTCCAAACATCTTTACGCCCAATGGCGATGGCGTGAACGATAGCTTTTTTATCCGCAACCTTCCTGAAGGCGCAAAACTTATCATTTCAAATCGCTGGGGTAAAGAAGTGTTTTCATCCAACAATTACCCCATTGCTTTTGATGATCCGAAATTGTGGAATGCCGAAGGCCAATCTGATGGGGTATATTTCTACCGTCTCCAGGCCGGTAATCAGGTGTTTACCGGTTGGGTTGAGATCGTACGTGGTATCCGTCCTTAAAGATTCTTTAAAAACTGCAACGTATCAACGTTATCGGCATATTCCCATACTTCAGGTAGCTGGGCCTTACCAAACGGTACAGCTGCGGGAGTGTTCATGCCTACTACGCACTGAATTTTATTCCGGTGTTTCTCCAAAAGTTCATTTAGTTGTGGTAGCGTACGGTAGGGCTGGTAGTAAACTGTGGCGATTGGTGAAACAATACCCTCATTATCAAACAATAATACAAAACCAGTATCGAGGAAGGGAGTTTTGTTAACCAGCGCGATTGATTTCTGGTAATCGTAATTGTTGGCGTATTTATGATGGTTTATAACTTCACGATAGGGTTCCCAACACTGAAGCAACCGTGCAAGATCAAATGACTCAGGCACTAAAAGTTTAGAAACGTTCCGGCAGCCCAGTCCGAAGTAGCTGAATACATCCTTACCGAGTGCTATGAGTTCTTCGTTGGTTTCATTGCCGGTGAGTATGGCCACAGAAGTACGGTTTTTACGGATGATGTACGGATACTTTTTAAAATAGTATTCGAAATACCGGGCGGAGTTATCGCTACCGGTGGCAATAACGGCATCAATTTTTTTTAGTGGTTCGCTTGTTAAAAGTATGCGCTGGCCGAACTGCGGCTCAATTTCGATTAACTGGCGGGTAACATACTGCATCAGGACAACGTCTTTTGAACTCAGCTTTGCAGTGATTGAGTGCCCGCTTATGAGTACACATAAAAAGTCGTGAAAGCCCACCAGGGGAATGTTGCCCGCCATAACAACACCAATATTTTTTGGGATAGTATGATCAAAATCATACTGCATAACCCACTTGGTCAGTTTATCTTTCTGTAGGAAGTATGTAATTCCCTGCACGGAGAGAGCAACGTTATCCGGAGTGAACCACGGGTTTTCCGCCTGGGCATCGCTGCCGAGCGAGGCCAGTTTTTCCGGGGAGAGTTGCCGGAGTTCATTACCGAGGCTGGCAAAGGCAGTTATCCGTTGAAGGAGATCCATTTAAAACTTTTGAAGTGGTGTGGTTGTTTAAGAACAGGTTTAAACTTTTAATTTTGAACAATTTTAGAACGCGAAAATAACCAAGTCATGGCAATTAAAATTACCGATGAATGCATTAACTGCGGAGCCTGTGAGCCGGAATGTCCAAACACGGCCATCTACGAAGGTGGCCGCGAATGGAACTGGGCTGGGGGCACCAAATTGGAGACCGTAGAGATTGACGGCAATACAATTGATGCCAAGACCATGCAGAAACCGGTTTCGGATGAATTTTATTACATCGTTTCGGGTAAGTGTACCGAGTGTACCGGGTTTCATGAAGAGCCCCAATGCGCAGCCGTGTGCCCGGTTGATTGTTGCGTGCCCGACCCCGATCACGTAGAGTCAAAAGAAGTGCTCATGGCCCGCAAAATATGGCTGCACCAGGAGGGTGTTGTGCAGAATTAATGATTGGTTATTTCATCCGCGCTCGCTTGATGAGGTAAGTTTGGAGAATTGTATTGATATCCATTCGGACATCGGCCGGTACAAAGTCAATCTTATATTGATTGCACCGCATTTTTAAGTCGTTGTAAAATTTTGCAGCCTCTTTATTATAGTGTTCGCGTACATCGGCCGGGTTTAGCTTTACCCGTTGCCCTCCTTCAAGGTCAATAAATTCAGTTGGCCTGTCTTCAAATTCAAACCGGAGTTCAGAACCATGATCCATAACATGAAAAACAATCACTTCGTGCTTGTTATGTTTAAGATGCTGGAGGGCTTTAAACAATTCTTCCGGGTTTTCCGAATCAAACATATCACTAAAGATGACTACCAGCGATCGCCTGTGAATTTTTTCGGCAACCTCGTGCAAAACCGTGGCAACGGCTGAGTGTACAGGCGGCTGGGGCTCTCTTAACAGGTTCTCAAGTGTAATAAGCAGCTTTTCGCGGTGGGTAGGGGTTGATTTAACCGGTGTAAGTGCACGGATTGAATCGGAGAAAAGGCACAGGCCTACTGCATCGCGTTGCCGGTTAAGCAGGGTGATAAGCGCTGCGGAAACAATACTACTGAACCGTATTTTGGCAAGGTTTTCGGTCGGATAAAACATGGATGGCGAGGTATCGATGGCTATCAGGCACCGCATGTTAGTTTCCTCTTCGTAGCGCTTGGTAAAAAGCCGGTCGGTGCGGGCATAAACCTTCCAGTCAATATGACGGGTACTTTCACCATCGTTGTACAGGCGGTGCTCAGCAAATTCTACCGAAAAGCCATGATAGGGTGACTTATGAAGTCCGGTAATAAAGCCTTCCACCAACTGGCGGGCTAACAGTTCCAGGCTGGTCGGCTGGTGTATATCATCCAGGTTTAGCCTCATAACACAAATAGTATGGCGTTTTTATACAGGTATAGATACCTAAAAATCCTGATCAGTTTGCAATAATTGCCCAAAATACTATCTTAACACGAGCATTACCTAACCCTAACCCTAAACCAGAAGGATTGTGGAAGAGCATAAATCGAACGGAAACGGCAGAGATGAGATTTTCTCTACCAAAGTAAAAGCCGGCAAGCGCACCTATTTTTTCGATGTAAAATCCACCCGGTCAAATGATTTTTACCTGACGATCACCGAAAGTAAAAAGCGTTTTAAGGAAGATGGTTTTACCTACGAGAAGCACAAAATCTTTCTTTACAAAGAAGATTTTAACAAGTTTATGGAGGCGCTTACCAACACGGTAAACCATGTTAAAAATGAGTTGATGCCCGGTGTTGATTTCAGCCAGTTTGATCAGGTGCATCCGGAAGAAGTAGCGGCCGGAGTGTCTAAAGCGACCGATGATGAATTGAAATGGGATTAACAGCCTGACCGGTTCAACAAGCTAATCCCGGAGTTATACTCTGGGATTTTTTGTTGCCTCATGCTTTCGGCTATCTTTGCGCCCTTAAAAAAGTCAGTATCCCGGTATGGCCTTGCAATGTGGTATTGTGGGCTTGCCAAACGTTGGCAAGTCAACCCTCTTTAATGCACTCTCGAACAACAAAGCTGAAGCAGCGAACTTTCCGTTTTGTACCATTGAGCCAAACATTGGCATCATCAGTGTTCCTGACGACCGTTTAAAAATCCTTGAAGAACTGGTTAAACCGCAACGGGTTGTACCCACCACCATTGAATTCGTAGATATTGCCGGCCTCGTAAAAGGCGCCAGTAAGGGCGAAGGACTGGGCAATCAGTTTCTGGCTAATATCCGCGAGGTTGACGCCATTGTACATGTGGTTCGCTGTTTTGAAAACGACAACATTGTGCATGTTGACGGCCGGGTAGACCCGGTAGCCGATAAGGAGATCATTGATACCGAGTTGCAATTGAAGGATTTGGAAACGGTGGAAAAGAAGATAAACCGTGTTGAGAAAATTGCGAAGAGCGGTGATGCCAAAGCGAAGAAGGAGTTTACAATCCTGCAACAGTACAAGGACGCCCTGCTATCAGGTAAAAATGCCCGTTCGGTTAAAATTTCAGATGAAGACAAGATAGCGGTTGCCGACCTTCAATTGCTAACTGCCAAACCGGTTATTTATGCTGCCAATGTAGATGAGTCTTCCGTATTAACCGGCAATACCCATGTGGAACGCCTGAAGGAACTGGTGAAAGATGAGGAGGCCGAAGTGGTGGTAATTTGTGCTGCTATTGAAGCTCAGATAGCCGAGTTAGACAATGAGGCCGACCGGCAGGTTTTTCTTAAAGAATACGGTTTGCGGGAGTCGGGCCTGACCCGGCTAATCAGGGCATCATACCACCTGCTGGACCTTATAACCTATTTTACAGCAGGCGAGAAGGAGGTACGAGCATGGACTATTAAAAGAGGCTGGAAAGCCCCCCAGGCAGCCGGGGTCATACATACCGATTTTGAAAAAGGCTTTATTAAAGCAGAAGTGATTAAACTATCTGATTATCAGAAATATAAGACCGAACAAGCATGTAAAGAAGCAGGTAAAATGGCCATTGAGGGTAAGGATTATGTGGTTCAGGATGGCGACATCATGCATTTTCGGTTTAATGTGTAAAATTTCTTACATGGCGTTTCAGCCATCCTGATTTTTTTGTTAGCTTTATAATCCGCTCATTATCAGTATTAAGCGGGGTTTGCAGTTGAAGTATTTTTTAACCCCTTTTTAATTTTTTAAAGGTGTGAGAACCAGGATTATTTTTTCGCTTAAAAACCGGGGCGCTTATGTGCCCTTCCACCATCAGTACCTGCTGGCGCAGTTTATTAAAGGGTTACTAATGTTTGGTCCGGAAAAGTCCTTTCAGTCGTTTACCCACTTTAACTTTTCAGGGCTCAAAGGGCAAACGAAAATCAGCCGGAAAGGGCTGCATTTTTACTCGGCCAAAGTAACGCTGGTCTTCTCCTGTCCCGACCAGGCTTTCCGTAACTATTTTCTTTCACAGGTATTCGGCCAGAAGGACATCATGATTGGAAGCTTGCATTTGGTACCTGATTCTGTTGAAGATGAACCGCCCGTACACATTGGTGACGAATCAAAATTTTTGTGCATTTCGCCTATTGTTCCGTTACAGGCAGGTTTTAATGATGAGCAGAGTAAGAAGTTTATCAACCCTGAGAGTGATGAATTTTCGGATTTACTTTATGATGCTACCCTAAAGCGTATGGAAGAGACCGGGCAGTTTACGGCTGAACAACTGGCTTCTTTTTATAAGTTCCAGGTTGTTCCTGATGCCGACTACTTACAGCGTATTCAGGAAGCACATAAAAAATTTGCGCGCATTTACCCATTATACGATAACGATGTGAAGTTTGAGGTACGGGGCTACACCTTTCCGTTTACCTTGTATGCAGCCCGCGAGGTGCAGCAGTTTGTGTATGAGCACGGCCTGGGTTATTTCTGCCACAAAGGCTTTGGCATGCTGGATGTTGCCCATAACGACCCTGCCCAGCGCACCACCCGGCAGGATGTGGTGTATGCGCGGTAAGCTAGCGCCTGTTTTCTCCCAGCACAAAATATCCAAGTAGTAAATCGGCCTGAGGCTGAAAGGCCCTGTAATACACAAAAATTTCATACAGGTTCTCAGTTTCGTAATGCGTCCCTTCGAAATAATAGGGGGGCAGTGTTTTGGATTTCACCGCGTATTGGTAATCGTACCAGCCCTGTCGGAGCAGGTAGTTTGCGTTATAAGCCCGCTGAGCAGTATCGTAGTGCATTTTAGTTGAGTCATCAAGTTGCCAGTCGGTAAATGCCCCGATAACATAAACCTCACCACTAACCGGTTCACTTAGCAGGGTGAAAGTAACGTTTACGTAATTGGCGGCATTTCTATTACGGAAGTCGAGGTTTTCGAGGATGTAACTTCCATTGTTGTCAGGATGCTGAGAGTAGACATCACCAGCCCGGCTTTGATCAGGCGCGATGTACGCATTTGGTGGTTTTGTTGTGCGGTCGACCCGGGCCACATTCCGACCGGGGTACAACAAGGATCGCAAATCGAAAAACCGGAATTCATTCCCTCCTCTGAAGAAATGTTCGCCACTGAAGAACCGATATTCAAGTTCGCTCTGGTTCTCCCGCAAAAAACTCGGTTTTATCTGTTCGCTCAGGTTATCCCACCGCTGGTTTTGCCTCACGGTAACATTAATGGTTTCCATCGGGTTAATTATGTGTACATTTTTGTAATTGATTTTGAAATTGATTTGCTGGTTGCGTTCAGCCAAAGTACCAGGCCCAATCAGGCTGCCTTCACGTAAAAAGGTAAACTGCGGATCGAACACCATAAACCGCCTGGTTAAAATAATATCACTCCGGTCTGACCCCCGGTACACTACCGCCACATAATTACCCGGTAGTTTCACGGGTGGTATCCGTGTATGGTAATGAACGTAAGGGATTTGCGTATCCAGTGAAAACTCAAAATCGGTAATCGGATACTCGTTATACTCAGGCATGTAGTCCAAATCGAGCAAGGCAGACTTTGTCCAGTTATAATTGCAATGAACAATGCGCAGGTAGTAATTATCGCGCTGGTCTTTAAGGTCATCAAATTCCAACACCAGATTCCAGTTTCCCATCCGGGTAACGGCCGGGTTTAATTCAGGCCGGGTGGCAAAGCCCTCCAGGTTATACAGCCTTACTGTTTTGATTTCAGGTTCATAGGCTTTGTCAGATAATTCAAGAGTTTTTTCCGGAACATCAGTACCTGAAGGTTGAACTGCAACACAGGCTGTAGCCAATAATAAAAAGAATAGAAAACGCATTGCATAAAAATAACAGCCCGGAACGCAATTTTCCGGCCCTAATCCAATTAAATCTTTACCGGTTACTTCATTAATGTTGCAGTAAATTTATTTACCGGGTGCTTCCAACCGGTTGAAGCACGCGTGTGTCTAATTATGCAAAACGGCCGAACAATCCGGATGCTCAGTGAAAGCGAGCTTGTTGAAGGGTGTCGCAACGGGGATAGAGCCTGCCAGAAGGCTTTATACGACCGTTTTT encodes:
- a CDS encoding acyl-CoA reductase — encoded protein: MDLLQRITAFASLGNELRQLSPEKLASLGSDAQAENPWFTPDNVALSVQGITYFLQKDKLTKWVMQYDFDHTIPKNIGVVMAGNIPLVGFHDFLCVLISGHSITAKLSSKDVVLMQYVTRQLIEIEPQFGQRILLTSEPLKKIDAVIATGSDNSARYFEYYFKKYPYIIRKNRTSVAILTGNETNEELIALGKDVFSYFGLGCRNVSKLLVPESFDLARLLQCWEPYREVINHHKYANNYDYQKSIALVNKTPFLDTGFVLLFDNEGIVSPIATVYYQPYRTLPQLNELLEKHRNKIQCVVGMNTPAAVPFGKAQLPEVWEYADNVDTLQFLKNL
- a CDS encoding CRISPR-associated protein Cas6, which encodes MRTRIIFSLKNRGAYVPFHHQYLLAQFIKGLLMFGPEKSFQSFTHFNFSGLKGQTKISRKGLHFYSAKVTLVFSCPDQAFRNYFLSQVFGQKDIMIGSLHLVPDSVEDEPPVHIGDESKFLCISPIVPLQAGFNDEQSKKFINPESDEFSDLLYDATLKRMEETGQFTAEQLASFYKFQVVPDADYLQRIQEAHKKFARIYPLYDNDVKFEVRGYTFPFTLYAAREVQQFVYEHGLGYFCHKGFGMLDVAHNDPAQRTTRQDVVYAR
- a CDS encoding DUF3276 family protein, translated to MEEHKSNGNGRDEIFSTKVKAGKRTYFFDVKSTRSNDFYLTITESKKRFKEDGFTYEKHKIFLYKEDFNKFMEALTNTVNHVKNELMPGVDFSQFDQVHPEEVAAGVSKATDDELKWD
- a CDS encoding 4Fe-4S binding protein codes for the protein MAIKITDECINCGACEPECPNTAIYEGGREWNWAGGTKLETVEIDGNTIDAKTMQKPVSDEFYYIVSGKCTECTGFHEEPQCAAVCPVDCCVPDPDHVESKEVLMARKIWLHQEGVVQN
- a CDS encoding DUF58 domain-containing protein, encoding MRLNLDDIHQPTSLELLARQLVEGFITGLHKSPYHGFSVEFAEHRLYNDGESTRHIDWKVYARTDRLFTKRYEEETNMRCLIAIDTSPSMFYPTENLAKIRFSSIVSAALITLLNRQRDAVGLCLFSDSIRALTPVKSTPTHREKLLITLENLLREPQPPVHSAVATVLHEVAEKIHRRSLVVIFSDMFDSENPEELFKALQHLKHNKHEVIVFHVMDHGSELRFEFEDRPTEFIDLEGGQRVKLNPADVREHYNKEAAKFYNDLKMRCNQYKIDFVPADVRMDINTILQTYLIKRARMK
- a CDS encoding DUF5103 domain-containing protein encodes the protein MRFLFFLLLATACVAVQPSGTDVPEKTLELSDKAYEPEIKTVRLYNLEGFATRPELNPAVTRMGNWNLVLEFDDLKDQRDNYYLRIVHCNYNWTKSALLDLDYMPEYNEYPITDFEFSLDTQIPYVHYHTRIPPVKLPGNYVAVVYRGSDRSDIILTRRFMVFDPQFTFLREGSLIGPGTLAERNQQINFKINYKNVHIINPMETINVTVRQNQRWDNLSEQIKPSFLRENQSELEYRFFSGEHFFRGGNEFRFFDLRSLLYPGRNVARVDRTTKPPNAYIAPDQSRAGDVYSQHPDNNGSYILENLDFRNRNAANYVNVTFTLLSEPVSGEVYVIGAFTDWQLDDSTKMHYDTAQRAYNANYLLRQGWYDYQYAVKSKTLPPYYFEGTHYETENLYEIFVYYRAFQPQADLLLGYFVLGENRR
- the ychF gene encoding redox-regulated ATPase YchF; translation: MALQCGIVGLPNVGKSTLFNALSNNKAEAANFPFCTIEPNIGIISVPDDRLKILEELVKPQRVVPTTIEFVDIAGLVKGASKGEGLGNQFLANIREVDAIVHVVRCFENDNIVHVDGRVDPVADKEIIDTELQLKDLETVEKKINRVEKIAKSGDAKAKKEFTILQQYKDALLSGKNARSVKISDEDKIAVADLQLLTAKPVIYAANVDESSVLTGNTHVERLKELVKDEEAEVVVICAAIEAQIAELDNEADRQVFLKEYGLRESGLTRLIRASYHLLDLITYFTAGEKEVRAWTIKRGWKAPQAAGVIHTDFEKGFIKAEVIKLSDYQKYKTEQACKEAGKMAIEGKDYVVQDGDIMHFRFNV